A region from the Bdellovibrionales bacterium genome encodes:
- a CDS encoding AgmX/PglI C-terminal domain-containing protein, with protein sequence MKNSYLILQNSHGETARVLPFTREELEIIYRHDLKRIEIVRDSKELTDEGIQVDKLGDIAKSSPVDQVVMKGAWGQIRHVQSVAQVTPDVSERKEQNRDFIFFIKWTAGIQVSLLLLTLLIGWWIHRQEQPESQVVTVFKKEDLIEKKVPVVKPSTQKIKPVPQQAQVIPKKSPKVQPKKVVINQPTKVKTRNERAGNDLNRMGALSALGGMDKNSNGPGGLSKSASKSGGYGFDSSRARGGSERGLLGHGLVQAGIGGGENLSGYGGYGTKGKGQGQAGYGSMKMAGSSGGYYLPMSEEATVEGGLHPDQINAVIRRNQGQVIYCYERGLQTKPDLSGRVAVNFVISPGGQVTVAKVAHTSLSAIQVESCILGKLRAWRFPKPKGNVAVKVTYPFLLKRLNQG encoded by the coding sequence ATGAAAAATAGCTATTTGATTTTGCAGAATTCCCACGGAGAAACAGCTCGCGTACTTCCGTTCACGCGGGAGGAGCTGGAAATTATCTATCGTCATGACCTTAAACGGATTGAAATTGTACGAGACAGTAAAGAACTGACCGATGAAGGAATTCAGGTTGATAAGTTGGGAGATATAGCGAAGTCGAGTCCTGTCGATCAGGTTGTTATGAAGGGAGCCTGGGGACAAATTCGGCACGTTCAATCAGTTGCTCAAGTGACACCTGATGTCTCTGAACGCAAAGAACAGAACCGTGATTTCATCTTCTTCATTAAATGGACAGCTGGAATTCAGGTGAGCTTACTTCTTCTGACACTTCTCATTGGCTGGTGGATTCACCGCCAAGAACAACCGGAATCCCAAGTGGTAACTGTATTTAAGAAGGAAGACTTGATCGAAAAAAAGGTGCCGGTTGTAAAACCAAGTACTCAGAAAATCAAACCGGTACCACAGCAAGCACAGGTTATTCCGAAAAAATCGCCAAAAGTACAACCCAAGAAGGTTGTCATAAACCAACCGACCAAGGTCAAAACACGTAATGAACGAGCCGGGAACGATCTCAATCGAATGGGAGCTCTCAGCGCACTAGGCGGAATGGATAAGAACTCAAACGGACCGGGAGGACTTTCCAAGTCCGCCTCGAAGTCTGGTGGCTATGGATTTGATTCTTCTCGAGCGAGGGGAGGATCCGAACGGGGGCTTCTGGGCCATGGATTAGTTCAAGCTGGTATTGGTGGTGGCGAAAACTTAAGCGGCTATGGCGGTTATGGAACCAAGGGGAAGGGACAGGGACAAGCTGGTTACGGCTCCATGAAGATGGCCGGAAGCTCGGGAGGCTATTACCTCCCAATGAGTGAGGAAGCTACGGTTGAAGGCGGACTCCACCCCGATCAGATCAATGCGGTCATTCGCCGGAATCAGGGGCAAGTTATTTATTGTTACGAAAGAGGATTACAGACAAAGCCAGATCTGTCTGGCCGCGTTGCAGTCAATTTTGTGATTTCTCCTGGTGGCCAAGTGACTGTCGCAAAAGTTGCTCACACAAGCCTCTCAGCAATACAAGTGGAATCATGTATTCTGGGGAAACTTCGCGCTTGGAGATTTCCCAAACCAAAAGGAAATGTTGCTGTAAAGGTCACCTATCCGTTCTTACTCAAGCGATTAAACCAAGGCTAA
- a CDS encoding outer membrane beta-barrel domain-containing protein has product MNHTIMSFLFSVLVTWAAFMADSALTTALAGEKGRSVAIGSELDSLGSNKAIAERAKAIDGENRVRVVQNRSVDRNLRFEFGISYDGVTGGDSYIKTNNLGYALDFHITPKVSIGGRYYDSLSKLTPEGERIFSDANQRRANGDNSLRPDLDTPLSSSIGILTVYPLYGKLNFFNLGISQFDLFVTGGYGTMKLVSGETPTWIAGGGVGIWWSQHFTSRFEVRYQEYQDVINTGTREQAITAFSFGLGFLL; this is encoded by the coding sequence ATGAATCACACAATCATGTCATTTTTATTTTCAGTTCTCGTCACATGGGCTGCCTTCATGGCAGACTCTGCCTTAACGACTGCACTGGCTGGGGAGAAAGGTCGTTCTGTTGCTATTGGTAGCGAATTAGATTCCTTGGGCTCCAATAAAGCGATTGCAGAACGAGCCAAAGCTATTGACGGTGAAAATCGAGTTCGAGTTGTTCAGAATCGGTCCGTTGATCGAAATCTTCGGTTCGAATTTGGAATCAGTTATGATGGTGTCACCGGAGGCGATTCCTATATTAAGACAAATAACCTTGGTTACGCACTTGACTTCCATATCACGCCAAAAGTTTCAATTGGGGGTCGCTACTACGATTCTCTCAGTAAACTTACCCCTGAAGGAGAACGCATTTTTTCTGATGCCAATCAGCGCAGGGCCAACGGGGACAATTCACTTCGACCCGATTTGGATACCCCACTCTCCTCTTCCATTGGAATTCTCACAGTCTATCCACTTTATGGAAAATTAAACTTTTTCAATCTTGGAATCAGTCAATTTGATCTCTTTGTGACAGGCGGATACGGAACCATGAAGCTTGTGTCCGGTGAAACACCCACTTGGATAGCTGGTGGGGGCGTCGGAATTTGGTGGTCTCAGCACTTTACTTCACGTTTTGAAGTTCGCTACCAGGAATATCAAGACGTCATTAATACCGGAACACGCGAGCAGGCCATTACCGCCTTTTCCTTTGGGCTTGGATTTTTGTTATGA